In Desulfoferula mesophila, the genomic window ATGGAGAACGAGCTTTTCGGCCACGAGAAGGGGGCATTTACCGGGGCGGAGCAGGAGAAGATGGGGCTCTTGGAGGCGGCTCAGGGCGGCACCATCTTCCTGGACGAGATCGGCGAGATGCCCCCGTCCATGCAGGTTAAGCTTTTGCGCGCCCTGCAGGAGCGGGAGGTTCTGCGGGTGGGAGGCACCAAGCCGGTGAGCCTCCGGGTGCGGGTGGTGGCGGCCACCGCCCGGGACCTGAAGGCCGAAGTGAGCCAGGGCACTTTTCGCCAGGACCTCTACTTTCGCCTCAACGTGGTGAGCTTGGTATTGCCCCGCCTGGCCGAGCGCGGCGCGGACGTGCAACTTTTGGCCTACTATTTCCTGGGGTTGTTCAACCGGCGCATGGGCAAGCAGGTGAGTGGCATCTCCCCCCAGGCCCTGGACCTGCTGACCAGCTACGCCTATCCGGGCAACGTGCGCGAGCTGGCCAACATCGTGGAGCGGGCGGTGGCCCTGTGCCGCCAGGAGATGATCACCGAGCGCGACCTGCCCGCCGATCTGGCCGCCGTGGAACTGGCCAGCTTTTCCCGGCCCGACAGCGAGGCCTTCACCCTGGAAGAGATGGAGCGCCGCTACATCGAGCACATTTTGGAGCTCACCGGCGGGGTGCGCACCAGGGCGGCGGATATCCTGGGCATCGACCGGGTCAGCCTGTGGCGCAAAATCAAAAAGTACGGAATGGAATAGGCCGTTGCGTTAGCGTTACGCCGCGTTGCGTTTGCGCAACAAAGCGTTCTTTGGCCCTGTTTTTGGCCTTCGCATGAGCTTTTCGGCACCATATCATTGCGATTCGCAACAAATCGATCCCGCATTCCGGCCGCGCCTATATTTGAATAACCTAGTTAAATAAGCTGGTTACCCAAAGGCCTTGTTTGGTATGGCCTTTGCTTTTCCTCTGGGATGGGAAAGGCGAGGTCCATGTTCAAACGCGTTCTCGTAGTAATGGAAAACGAAGAGGTCAACTCCCAGGCGATCTACTACGCCCGGGAGCTGGCCCAGCGCATGGACGCCGAGGTCTCTTTCCTGATGCTGGTGGAAATGTCCGCCCTGGATCGCACCTGGCTGGGCAGCAGCCGCAGCGCTATATCCAATCTGGACGATCGGGCGGGGCGGCAGATGGCCGAGCTGAGCGAGCAGTTTTTGCGCGCGGGCATCGCCACCAGCGCGGCGCTTCGGGTGGGGGACCCCAAGCAGGAGCTGTTCAAGTTCC contains:
- a CDS encoding sigma-54-dependent transcriptional regulator, coding for MATTPPTKDTQSKGRVLVVDDELTTLKNLRRILEKEGYQVSTYSNPVRALELLKQESFDVLLSDLRMPHLDGLELLDQAKLIAPGLEVIIITGYASLDGAVEATKKGAYHFLAKPFTPEQVRRVVSEALSLKQTRDDAHRLEAPLGHAEEGSLVIGRSPQMRRVAEVIAQIAPTDCNVLILGESGTGKELAARAIHAQSACSAGPFVAFNCAALNAELMENELFGHEKGAFTGAEQEKMGLLEAAQGGTIFLDEIGEMPPSMQVKLLRALQEREVLRVGGTKPVSLRVRVVAATARDLKAEVSQGTFRQDLYFRLNVVSLVLPRLAERGADVQLLAYYFLGLFNRRMGKQVSGISPQALDLLTSYAYPGNVRELANIVERAVALCRQEMITERDLPADLAAVELASFSRPDSEAFTLEEMERRYIEHILELTGGVRTRAADILGIDRVSLWRKIKKYGME
- a CDS encoding universal stress protein; this translates as MFKRVLVVMENEEVNSQAIYYARELAQRMDAEVSFLMLVEMSALDRTWLGSSRSAISNLDDRAGRQMAELSEQFLRAGIATSAALRVGDPKQELFKFLAERPPFQVLIWGSHEELPGGASRGHWLNTAAASLECPLWTVSSRRPPG